Proteins found in one Anas platyrhynchos isolate ZD024472 breed Pekin duck chromosome 18, IASCAAS_PekinDuck_T2T, whole genome shotgun sequence genomic segment:
- the ZBTB34 gene encoding zinc finger and BTB domain-containing protein 34 → MDDVEICLSNWKSRFHFTSVEMDSSSFIQFDVPEYSNTVLSQLNELRLQGKLCDIIVHIQGQPFRAHKAVLAASSPYFRDHSALSTMSGLSISVIKNPNVFEQLLSFCYTGRMSLQLKDVVSFLTAASFLQMQCVIDKCTQILESIHSKISVGDVDSVTVGAEENSENRNGVKDGSYFANPIEISPPYCSQVRQSTASSDLRMETTPGKTLRSRLQEEGHSDRGSSGSISEYEIQIEGDHEQGDLIVRESQIAEVKVKMEKSDRPSCSDSSSLGDDGYHTEMVDGEQVVAVNVGSYGSVLQHVYSFTHASSQAAGVSETFGSLSNSSPSRSMLSCFRGGRARQKRVSAGHLHSDVQGLVQGADSDSMVSNTGYENSPRERNTRGHWYPYNERLICIYCGKSFNQKGSLDRHMRLHMGITPFVCKFCGKKYTRKDQLEYHIRGHTDDKPFRCEVCGKCFPFQGTLNQHLRKNHPGVTEVRNRVESPDRTEAFVEQKIDNDASVSEAMDSSMEIHAMSSTSD, encoded by the exons ATGGATGATGTTGAGATCTGTTTGTCCAATTGGAAAAGCAG attCCATTTTACATCAGTAGAAATGGACAGCAGCAGTTTCATTCAGTTTGATGTGCCTGAGTACAGCAACACTGTTCTGAGCCAGTTAAACGAACTCCGCTTGCAAGGAAAGCTCTGTGACATAATTGTGCATATTCAGGGTCAGCCATTTCGAGCCCATAAAGCTGTCTTAGCTGCCAGTTCTCCATATTTCCGTGACCATTCAGCATTAAGCACCATGAGTGGCTTATCTATATCAGTTATTAAAAATCCTAATGTTTTTGAAcaattgctttcattttgttacACTGGAAGGATGTCCTTACAACTGAAGGATGTTGTTAGTTTTCTAACTGCAGCTAGCTTTCTACAGATGCAGTGCGTCATTGATAAATGCACACAGATACTGGAGAGTATTCATTCAAAGATCAGTGTTGGTGATGTTGACTCTGTCACTGTTGGTGctgaagaaaattcagaaaatcgCAATGGAGTTAAAGATGGCAGCTATTTTGCCAACCCCATTGAAATATCTCCCCCCTACTGCTCTCAGGTGCGACAGTCAACAGCAAGCAGCGATCTTAGGATGGAAACTACTCCAGGCAAAACTCTGCGTAGTCGACTGCAAGAAGAAGGGCATTCAGATCGAGGAAGCAGCGGGAGTATTTCTGAATATGAGATTCAGATTGAAGGTGATCATGAGCAAGGAGACCTGATAGTAAGGGAGAGTCAGATTGCAGAGGTGAAAGTTAAAATGGAGAAGTCTGACAGGCCAAGTTGCTCTGATAGCTCTTCCCTTGGTGATGATGGATATCATACTGAAATGGTGGATGGAGAGCAAGTGGTAGCAGTAAACGTTGGCTCCTATGGGTCTGTCTTACAACACGTTTATTCATTTACCCATGCCTCATCACAGGCTGCAGGTGTGTCTGAAACTTTTGGAAGCCTGAGCAATTCAAGTCCCTCAAGGTCAATGCTGAGCTGTTTCAGAGGGGGTCGTGCACGCCAAAAACGGGTATCCGCTGGTCATTTACATAGTGATGTTCAGGGCTTGGTGCAAGGGGCTGACAGTGATTCTATGGTGAGTAACACAGGATATGAAAATAGTCCACGGGAAAGAAATACAAGAGGTCATTGGTACCCATACAATGAGAGGCTGATTTGTATTTACTGTGGGAAGTCTTTCAACCAGAAAGGGAGCCTCGATCGGCACATGCGATTGCACATGGGAATAACTCCTTTTGTGTGCaaattttgtggaaagaaatataCCCGCAAGGACCAACTTGAGTATCATATTCGCGGTCATACAGATGATAAGCCCTTTCGCTGTGAGGTCtgtggaaaatgttttcctttccaggGTACACTAAACCAGCATTTGCGAAAGAATCACCCTGGAGTAACAGAAGTAAGAAACAGGGTAGAGTCTCCTGACAGAACAGAAGCTTTTGTGGAACAGAAAATAGATAATGATGCTTCGGTTTCTGAAGCTATGGATTCTAGTATGGAAATTCATGCAATGTCTAGCACATCTGATTAA